A genomic segment from Neodiprion lecontei isolate iyNeoLeco1 chromosome 1, iyNeoLeco1.1, whole genome shotgun sequence encodes:
- the LOC107224419 gene encoding J domain-containing protein isoform X1 — protein MSVDDILSYKPNPDEDLYALLGCDESATVEQITAEYKALALQYHPDKNEGNKEAEIKFQQLKNAKETLCDPEKRLNYDKWRHSGISVSYKQWLGMKEHVHQSMHWTTPKTKDRMLPDAAGGSPGHVRGQPANAHRRASEGGANIHYGARRDVNWDSQPPSEVVNKFRNYEI, from the exons ATGAGTGTCGATGACATATTGAGTTACAAACCCAACCCGGACGAGGATCTCTACGCTCTTTTGGGATGCGATGAGTCTGCGACG GTTGAACAAATCACCGCCGAATACAAGGCACTTGCTCTTCAATATCATCCTGACAAAAACGAGGGGAACAAGGAGgccgaaataaaatttcagcaaCTCAAG AATGCCAAGGAAACTCTCTGCGATCCGGAGAAAAGGCTCAACTACGACAAATGGCGACACAGTGGAATTTCCGTCAGCTACAAACAGTGGCTGGGTATGAAGGAACACGTTCATCAA TCGATGCACTGGACTACTCCCAAAACCAAAGACCGAATGTTACCTGACGCAGCCGGTGGCTCACCTGGTCATGTCAGGGGTCAACCAGCCAATGCTCATCGTCGAGCCTCGGAGGGTGGCGCAAACATTCATTACGGTGCACGCCGTGACGTCAATTGGGATTCCCAGCCACCAAGTGAGGTGGTAAACAAGTTTCGCAACTACGAAATTTAA
- the LOC107224419 gene encoding J domain-containing protein isoform X2: protein MSVDDILSYKPNPDEDLYALLGCDESATNAKETLCDPEKRLNYDKWRHSGISVSYKQWLGMKEHVHQSMHWTTPKTKDRMLPDAAGGSPGHVRGQPANAHRRASEGGANIHYGARRDVNWDSQPPSEVVNKFRNYEI from the exons ATGAGTGTCGATGACATATTGAGTTACAAACCCAACCCGGACGAGGATCTCTACGCTCTTTTGGGATGCGATGAGTCTGCGACG AATGCCAAGGAAACTCTCTGCGATCCGGAGAAAAGGCTCAACTACGACAAATGGCGACACAGTGGAATTTCCGTCAGCTACAAACAGTGGCTGGGTATGAAGGAACACGTTCATCAA TCGATGCACTGGACTACTCCCAAAACCAAAGACCGAATGTTACCTGACGCAGCCGGTGGCTCACCTGGTCATGTCAGGGGTCAACCAGCCAATGCTCATCGTCGAGCCTCGGAGGGTGGCGCAAACATTCATTACGGTGCACGCCGTGACGTCAATTGGGATTCCCAGCCACCAAGTGAGGTGGTAAACAAGTTTCGCAACTACGAAATTTAA